A region of Bacillus cabrialesii DNA encodes the following proteins:
- the sepF gene encoding cell division protein SepF, with product MSMKNKLKNFFSMEDEEYEYEYIETERESHEEHEQKEKPAYTANKPAGKQNVVSLQSVQKSSKVVLSEPRVYAEAQEIADHLKNRRAVVVNLQRIQHDQAKRIVDFLSGTVYAIGGDIQRIGSDIFLCTPDNVDVSGTISELISEDEHQRW from the coding sequence ATGAGTATGAAAAATAAACTGAAAAACTTTTTCTCAATGGAAGATGAAGAGTACGAATATGAATATATTGAAACAGAACGGGAGTCTCATGAAGAGCATGAGCAGAAAGAAAAACCGGCTTATACCGCAAACAAACCTGCGGGCAAACAGAATGTAGTGAGCTTGCAAAGTGTTCAGAAATCCTCTAAAGTGGTGTTGAGTGAGCCGCGCGTTTATGCGGAGGCGCAGGAAATAGCCGACCATTTGAAGAATCGGAGGGCAGTTGTCGTCAATCTTCAGCGGATACAGCATGACCAGGCCAAGCGGATTGTCGACTTTTTGAGCGGAACCGTTTATGCCATCGGCGGCGATATTCAAAGAATCGGCTCGGATATTTTCCTCTGCACGCCTGACAACGTGGATGTATCAGGCACAATTTCTGAGCTCATATCTGAAGACGAACATCAGAGGTGGTAA
- a CDS encoding YggT family protein — translation MILYQVFSVLNLLITIYSFALIIYIFMSWVPSTRETAVGRFLASICEPYLEPFRKIIPPIAMLDISPIVAILVLRFATTGLWGLYRMIAF, via the coding sequence ATGATCCTTTATCAAGTTTTTTCGGTTTTAAACTTATTAATCACAATATACTCATTTGCCCTGATCATATATATTTTTATGTCATGGGTGCCGAGTACAAGGGAAACGGCAGTCGGGCGTTTTTTAGCTTCGATTTGTGAACCATATCTCGAACCATTCAGAAAAATCATCCCTCCGATCGCAATGCTGGACATTTCTCCGATCGTAGCCATTCTTGTGCTTCGGTTTGCGACAACCGGCTTGTGGGGGCTTTACCGCATGATTGCGTTTTAA
- a CDS encoding RNA-binding protein — translation MSDIYQHFRKDEQAFIDQALEWKSIVQEQYRMKLTDFLDPREQVILSAVTGQADVGLAFSGGYDRAERKRAILYPEYITPEESDFELQAFHVRYAEKFVSVDHRSLLGALMGIGLKRQKFGDIVFSETAVQLIVSADTADFVASQLTQAGKAAVSLEKIDLSDLNIPAADVEIRDDTVSSLRLDAVCASMSRQSRQKSQTLVKNGLVKVNWKVVEDPSYMVAEGDMLSIRGFGRCSLTKIEGKTKKDKWRVTFERQK, via the coding sequence ATGAGCGATATCTATCAGCACTTCAGAAAAGACGAGCAGGCGTTTATTGACCAGGCGCTCGAATGGAAAAGCATTGTCCAGGAGCAGTACAGGATGAAGCTGACTGACTTCTTAGACCCCCGAGAGCAGGTCATCCTCTCTGCTGTTACGGGACAGGCGGATGTCGGGCTTGCTTTTTCCGGCGGCTATGACAGAGCGGAACGAAAACGGGCGATTCTCTATCCAGAGTACATCACTCCGGAAGAATCGGATTTTGAACTTCAGGCGTTTCACGTCCGTTATGCTGAAAAGTTTGTCTCAGTAGATCACCGTTCTCTGCTCGGTGCATTAATGGGCATTGGCTTAAAGCGGCAAAAGTTTGGTGACATCGTGTTTTCTGAGACAGCAGTGCAATTGATTGTCTCAGCCGATACCGCTGATTTTGTGGCGTCACAGCTGACCCAAGCAGGCAAAGCGGCGGTCAGCTTAGAGAAAATTGACTTGTCAGACCTTAACATTCCAGCTGCTGATGTCGAAATAAGAGATGACACGGTTTCTTCTTTAAGGCTTGACGCCGTCTGCGCCTCTATGAGCAGGCAATCCCGCCAGAAATCACAGACGCTCGTGAAAAACGGACTCGTAAAAGTGAACTGGAAGGTAGTTGAAGATCCTTCATATATGGTGGCAGAAGGGGACATGCTGTCTATTAGAGGCTTTGGCCGCTGCAGCTTAACAAAAATCGAAGGAAAAACCAAAAAAGACAAATGGAGAGTTACGTTTGAACGACAAAAATAG
- the divIVA gene encoding septum site-determining protein DivIVA: MPLTPNDIHNKTFTKSFRGYDEDEVNEFLAQVRKDYEIVLRKKTELEAKVNELDERIGHFANIEETLNKSILVAQEAAEDVKRNSQKEAKLIVREAEKNADRIINESLSKSRKIAMEIEELKKQSKVFRTRFQMLIEAQLDLLKNDDWDHLLEYEVDAVFEERE; encoded by the coding sequence ATGCCATTAACGCCAAATGATATTCACAACAAGACGTTTACAAAGAGTTTTCGCGGATATGATGAAGATGAAGTAAATGAATTCCTAGCGCAAGTCAGAAAAGATTACGAAATTGTTCTCCGTAAAAAAACTGAACTTGAAGCCAAAGTCAATGAACTTGATGAAAGAATCGGACACTTTGCCAATATTGAAGAAACGCTGAATAAATCAATTTTAGTTGCACAAGAAGCGGCTGAAGACGTAAAACGCAATTCTCAAAAAGAAGCAAAGCTGATCGTTCGGGAAGCGGAGAAAAACGCTGACCGCATTATCAACGAATCTTTATCAAAATCAAGAAAAATCGCTATGGAAATAGAAGAGCTGAAAAAACAGTCTAAAGTTTTCAGAACACGTTTCCAAATGCTGATTGAAGCACAGCTCGATCTTCTGAAAAATGATGATTGGGATCATCTGCTTGAGTATGAAGTCGACGCAGTGTTTGAGGAAAGGGAATAA